Part of the Bombus huntii isolate Logan2020A chromosome 10, iyBomHunt1.1, whole genome shotgun sequence genome, aaattaataattccgTGCCGATAGCTGATCTACTTTTGGGGGATGGGCATCACTGGCCTTGGTATTGGTATCCAATGCATGGAATTCCTATGGAACGGATTTCTCGATGGATTTACATGGCAGGTTGCGTGCAGAGGTTCGGGCAGGTCAAGAATATCCCTACAGGTGAAGAACGGATGAATAGTCGAAGCCGACCGCAAGGATCCACACGCGCGTACTGCGTGGTTAATCGAGTGTCAAGGGTCGAGAGGATCTTTAAATTATAGTAACGAAAGGGCCAGTCATTTTTGTCCATTCGTCTTGGACGTTTACGAGCGTTGCACGATACGCTAGAAAGCGGAAGAAGATGCTTGTGGAAGAGAAATCTACTAGTGATTTCCAACTTCGTAAATCAACCACGAAGATACCATCTAGTGCTTAATTATCGCCTTGAAAGCGTCGAGCAAAGTTTTCCATTCGGAATAAAATCCCAATGGAACAGGGATAGCGTTCTTGTATTGTTGATTGATGTATGCAGTTTCATTGTATTTTCAACTATTCTAATACAAGAAGTGCACCAAGATGAACCTCCGTTTCTCATCGAATACTTAAATCGAATAAAGGGAGAATTCTAATCAAAATGCAAACATTATTCTTCTTGTTACAGTTTCAGTCATTTGAGacatcgttaaaataaataaaatttattccttTTATACGTTTGTTCGAACAatggaaataagaaataataaacaaattatgaaaaatatgtttccaCATTGAGAAACCAattttatctttaatattaagaaAGCGATACGCAAGAAACGAGTTTGGCATTCGATTCCGATACCTTTCCTCTATTCGTTTGCCAATATGCGATAGATAGAAAATGCAAAACAGGCTCAGGTTAGAGCTGCCTTCTTCGAGAGTGATATTTTCGAAAGGAGATGTGCAAACGTAGCCGAATTCACGAAGCAAGGCCAAAATAATCGAGACAGTGAAATGAAAGGAGGGTCTGAGACGAAGTGAGTCACTTGCCATAAAACACGATCACCCTTCGCGTAACCCTAGGGTACCGTAGATGTTTCGACAATATCCTAGGGCCTAGGGTAGCGTATACCAACCGCGACCCGTAAACATTTTATCCTGTATCGTTCGAAACTCTTTGAAGGGAGTGGCTTCCTTCGCTGTGCTTTACGAGAGTTCGAGGATGGAAAATTATCGAAAGTTTGCATCGCAGTAAACTCGAAAGCGATCGATagattctatatatattctacgTACAGTGGCTCGCGAAAGTACAgaactttttgaaattttgttacaaCTATAAAGTGATCGTAACAGTAAAATGTTTAAAACCGAATCCAGAAATGTACATAGAATTTACAAGACATTTATTGCAAACGTACGTTTAGCGAAAAATTAGTATAGAGCATGAATCCACCAGTCTTAAACACACGATTAGCGCTATAGATGATCTCGCTACGTATCGTAGTTTATTAATATAGCGAATAGTTGACTGTTGAAATACTTTGGTGGGCTTTACGAAACGCTTCTAACAAATATCTTGCAACTTCTAGATACATTTTCGGATCCGTTTCAAACTCTATCGACACAATCGCGATAGTCGTGTCTCTACGATACCAACgagatttcaaaatattttgtactaCATATCCATAGAAAGTTTGCAAGAATGTTTGGATACCTTCGTAAACCACTCTATACGTACGCAGAAATTTCTGCAAGGAAGAAATGCACTGCTCGACTTCTGCGTGAACTACATGGATACACAGAGCAGTCTGATAAATATCCACTATCTTTCACTGATCGACAGTGTAAATTCCGAGCTACTTCGAGAAATTGGAATGTCTTGGATTGAGAAACGAACGTTGCAGAATTCGGAAACTTTGATGGAAACGCGGCTTTATAACTGAGCAACAGGGCAAAACTCGGGCGTTTGATGGCGAAGTACGTAATTGGTCCTTCGACAGTGAGAACGTCTAACACTGAAATCAATAAGATCTTGGTATTTGAACTTTCGCAAAAGCAACCGCGTTCAAACTGTGATAGACTGTGGTAAAGGCGAGCCATGATTACAGCAACGAAACCGAGCAATGCTCGAGTGGTATGaaaagcaaaaagaaaaagaaaagagaccAATTTCATCCAATGGTTCTCGTCCGATTACTGCGTAAACGACATCTGACGTGACTCGGTGATTATTCGATTTAAAATCCGTTGTAAACAATGGCTGCCATAAACCGGCTAGTCACGCGAGCAAATATCGCGATCCCCGTTACGTACCGCCTTTCATTACTTAATCGCTCGTTTGCCTCTCCATCTCGCAGACTTCGAGCAGACTTCGTTTTTCGATAACGAGATTCACCCCTCTTCATTCAGACGGTTCTCTTCTTCTAAGCCGATTTCGCCCCGGATCGTTTGATCTTGGCCTTGACTATGGCGTACTCGTGTACCAAACAAGGCACATTTACGCGAAACTGCTTTCCTACCAGACGTCCAAAGGAACTGCGTAAGGCGTAGAACGAAGGTAGGGTTAACCCTAGAAAGACGGAGGTTTCAAGCGTTATGTGAACGACGAAGGGAGAGCCGATTTCGGTCAAAAATATCCTTTAAAAGCAAGCGTTTGACGAACAGACGTTAAACCTGCTTCGATTCGTGAACTTTTacgtttcaattttcttctcattttagCAAACAAAACAGATTTCTAACATTCGAAGAGAACGTAAAGGTAAAAGCAGGAAACGTGCATATCAATAACAGTTTTTTCGTATCTTGCTCAGAGTCgatatatttcttaatattagGAAAATGATATCTGTCCAATCAAGGACTCGTAATAAAAACGATCCTTCCCTGTGTTTGCCTTTTTCCAGCAAAGCAAAGGATGCCTTCCCTTTAATCATTCCAGGATTCAAGTTCGGCgtaaaaggaagagaagagaCGATTGCGAGCTACATAGGAGCGAAgcagaaaaataaagataagGGAGGAAAGGATGGATTTATTGGGCCGAGAGGACGAGCCCTAAGAATATAAAGTAATGACAACTGTAAAAGACAATTATGTCGGAGTAACGATAGACGTTCCAAGTAAGAGAGAGGGGTGAAAGGAGGCGGAAACAGAGTCGAGTTAAGGGAGAAGAAAACGAGAGACGAGCTAATAGAGAAGACAGAAGTAGAAcatagagaaaagaaaaaggagaagacgAGAGAAGAACTGTAGAAAATGGAAAGAGAGTCGAGTAAGGATAAAGTGCGAGAGAAAGGGGTGAAAAAGGAAGTCGAAGGTGGAAGGGAGAAGGGGCAAGACGCACAGGCAAGTCACGCAAGTATGCACTTGAGCGTTCGGTTTCGTTCGCAATCTCGTGGGCATGCATCCGGCTGGATGCACACCAAGTAGTGCACGAGTTTCGAAAGGGGAGTCCGGTGCTCGGAGATACGGAAGCTTACAAAGCCAACGAGACGTAGCAGGGTGCCTGGGACACACGAATCTCGCCAGGCTAGGGTTAACGAGGCTGTGGAGAACGGACAATAATGAATCTCGAAAagcaaaggaaatattgctcTCTTGAATTTCGACTAATGGTGGCAGTCGtgtctctccctctcttcAACTTCGTTCCTGTTTAAGTAGAGTTTAGTATTGTTGCGGCGCATTAAAGAAACAGTCCTTCGGACCGTGTGCAAGGTACGTACGAAGCAAAGAATGTTTAGTGTGTTCCGTGCCATAGAAACGAATTTAACCTGAAGCACCCTTCAGTCTGGAGAGTCCGCGGGCTTAATTAAGTCACGTGTGCTTGCGTGGGATGAGTGAGAATCAGAGAAAATTGAGCTACAAAGGGCACCCGAGAGCTTCCTCAATTTAAGGAAAAACCTTTGATGATTCGGTAAATCGACTATGCTCTGTAACGTTTCCTTCTGCTCCGCTAGTAACGGCTAACTTTCCAATTTTCCTTGGCTATTTTCGTTCTTCCTTCCAGTCGGACAGACGTCGGTTTCTTGATTATGTTTCAAGAGCTATGGCAATACCATATCGTCGATAACAACAAATTGCTTGAGCTGTTTTTgaaaatacaagaaatttgACTTTTACACGACTACATTGCGCTGAATCGAGTTTCATacgaattttcattaattttaattaccaCGGCTCGAATTAGTTTTGCATGAAAAGTATTCAGTTAGTTCGCTAAGCTGTCGGTCTACCTGCTTATGCTTTTACGCCACAGGTAACACGAAGGTACGGAATACATTAACAGCAGATTACGTTCCACCAAGATACCACGAAGAATTGAAAGTAGTGGAGAATATTGATTCCACCTCTCCGACGTACGCTCATTTTCACTTGCAATCTCGTGGCGCGGAATTTTCTGCAACTCGACGCGCGGAATAATCTCGCGAGTTATCGATCCGTGAAACTGATTCGccgaaataaaaagaaaagggagaaGAGAAAGCGGAGAAGAAAATCGCGAAGGCGGGTAAAAGACAAGGGCTCAGGAAATTCGTATTCCTATTGCCTATTTCTACGATATATCAACGCGCAGAAAGGGGAAGCGGTAATCGCGAGGTAAGACAAGGGGGAAAACGTTCCGGGGGAGCATTTAGAAGTAGTACAAGTCGAAGGGTGAGAAGCTCTTCGAGAACGAGAGAGCGATCTCTCCGAGGGTAGAGCACGGGAATGGCGAGTTTTACACACAGAGAAACGCGAAAACGTTCCACTCTTTCCACCTTCCTTCTCcgtctcttcttttttcctttcctttcctcttcttctaTTTCCATCTCGGTTCCACCAGGTCGGCTCTCGGTCCCGAGCCCCTCGAATTACAGAAAGCCTTTATTATCGACGCATAGAACGCTCGCTCTGTCTGTGCATACAACGGAAATTGCCTGAGAACGCTCGAATATCATCTTCGCGACGGAGAGTTTAATTGGCTAAAGTCACTTCTGCCCCTCGACAACAGCTGACACCGCAAAGATATGAAAATCGACCGCTCGAAAATAAatgctttttatatttcatcttCTCTTTGTTATTTGGTCTTCTTGCACGCTGATTTTTTAGGCTATTATCAAGATGTGGCGATACACGAAGCGCAGTCGCGATAACGATCGAAAACGGTCCGATGAATTATAGTTGCTTAACGAATTAATTCCGCTggtaataattattgataGCAAGGAAACCGATggagaggaggaggagatTCTTAACTGCAGGAGATACAGGTGTACAGTTAAAAACAATCGAGGAACTTGTTGCGAACGCATATCGAGGGTCATATCTACGAGATACTATCGGCCGATCGAGCTCGATAAATCTTTCGCGACGCCAATGCACGCCGCTACAAAGCACCGATGCTAACGAGAAGTTGCAATTCGTTCAAAACACAACAAGTAATTGCCAACTTTGCCGATGAGCATTTGTGCTTATACTTATATGGTAAATTCTTTTAATAGTAGTAAATAAAAACTCACATTCTAGTGCTTCCCGCCAGAATGCATCATGGCGCGAATCTACCTGCAATTAGTTACGACGACAATGGTCTTTTGTTCGGTTGCACGATGCGTGTTACTTTCTTTCCGTACTTCACACGATTTTTACGAAGATATTTTTGCTTATCTACTTTTTTAACAACTCTGGTCTGAGGTGTGAATAGTTACACGATCGCTCGATTTATGACAATAAAAAAGGACGTGGCAAAAATGGAAACGTGGAAGACGAGAATAAGAGGGCACTTCCGGTGGCGCAAGAAATATCAATAGTCTTGAAACGTGGATGTTTTTGTAAGAGCCTATACAAACGCGTCTGCCACGCCACGCATCGCTTGCGTCGAGATAATAAACTAatcgttctatttattttatttttaaactcACGATGGAATTATTGCTACTTGCAACATAAGATTATCTTTAGCATACAATAAGTATTAAACGATGAATACTGAAGCTTATTAATAGAATAGTTTTGTGATCTCTGCGAAATGGAACAAGAAACGAAAGTATTCATATAGCagagaaatatagaaatataaattattttctacattatttCACATATTCAAATATACCTATGTAACTGTATACTACATATAGTACTATAGGAATAAATATACTCGAGttaaaataaagttaattaCTTCTATAACTGCAGCAATCTGTATATTATACACTTACATACgtttgaatataaaatatttaatgataCAGAAAATATTCCAATTGTTCGAATACTTTGTGTTTACTGTATACACttgcactaaatatcttacaatCTCTATATACCAAgcctaatgaaatttcaaaatgtttcatgcaacacacataatatattaataaaaggTATCTACAAGTGTTCGAGTACTTTCGTCAATGATTGTACATAACCACGAACGTATACATAGTATCGTACAATTGTAACGTATAGCATCGTGCAATTGTATcgcgaacgaaacgaaacttCTGGAACGAAGTTTCTAACCAGACCAGGGTTTGGCTTTTGTCGCGAACGCGAACGGATCCGTGCTTTGACGGAGAAACTCGCTCGCTTTGGCTGGAAAAGAATGCGAATCGCAGGGGTGGTAGTTGGGATCCGAGCGAGGAATTGACGGCTAATtttcgctaaaaagcgttgaATAGTGGTAGGTCGCAGCGGGAGCAGGGCTTCGAAGAATGGAGGAACACCGGAATGGGGAGAAACGGAAGGAACAGAGGGAAATAGGGAAACGGTTGAATATCGGGGAAACGGTTATGCGTTTAATAAAAAACCGTGTGGCTGCATCGCGTGCACGTTCCCCTGTACTCGCATTATCTTACAAGTTTATTCATCCGGCGGTAGCGAAGAAAACAGTACGCGTTCCCGGTTTAATTCGCAGTATCGCGGCCGCGCTGCATTCAGATTGGCTAATTAATCAAGCTAATAATTAAAAACGTGTGCGTGCCGCGCGCGCCCGAGTCACCCGCCAACTTTTCCATTCGTGTTTGCCAACGAATTGTTTCACGCGGTCCCATAATTCCTACAGTGATCATTTTGTTCTGAAAACTATTATACTTGAATGCTATTCTCGTTGAACAACTTTATTTTCGAACTATACTATATGTAGCTTTAAAAATGTCTCCAAAATATCGGTATGTGATAAAGTTTAGGAATGTTTAGATTATTTCATGTTCCGCGGTCCTATGATTTAAAAGACAgagtattataatttatgcAAATTGTTTCGGCTCACCTGTCGATAAAACCATCTCCGTCGCCGTCGCATGCTTGGAACAGCTTCCTGACGCGTTCCTCGTCGCAGATGGAGCCTGCTTCACTTTCAGCATCCGCGGTTTGTGACATCTTCACTTTTCCTCTTGTTTATCCATTGTAACTAACTATTGGCGCACTATCCAGCTGCTTCGTGTCCATCTTTCTTCAACTGCTTTTCCCTGTCACGTTCAAAACGTGATGGTCACCTCTATACCGCTGTTCAATTTTCCTTCTAGGAGCCCCGTTACATACTTCAGAACTCGATTCACGCATCGATCACGCACCGATGGTCCGAAGTTCTCGATAACGTTCTCAGGTTCCTGAACTTGCGTCAAATACGTAGGACCAACACGGTGGATCGTTAAGTCACGTGTTGCATCGCGATCTCTCGTTAATCGATCCTGAGATGTAAACTCGAGCTGTCGACCGCCTCCGCGATTACGTTCAGGGAAAAGGTCTACGAACCTCGGTGGAAGCAACAGCTATTTTTAGACCGCTTAAAATACGtagattcccttgttccaCAAGATTTTGTTGATACATAGTGCATAAACAGATCGACTAGATAAGCCATTCTCTCGCGAATGTATTTTCAGCGCACGAATTTTACGGAGATTTTACAACGCGAAATCGTGTGGGCGTTCGTCTTGTCACTGGATCGTCAAAAAGGGTGAGACAGTTGCGTTTTTTCCGGTGTGGCTGTGCACGCACGAGAACCTGTGTCCGCCGTTTCCAGTGTCACCGAGTCACTAACCCTAACCTCAAAACCGGACCCGAGACTCACCCACCCTCGCGAGCCGTACAGCGGCAATAAAAACTATCGATTGAGCGTTCCGCGGTCAAAAAACTTTGACATCTCGCGCCATCTTGAAATTTTCGAGCACGACGAAAACAAAGATGGCGGTCGCCGAACCGGGAGCCGGCAAGCGGAATGTTCTAGTTCCGTCGTCAGATGTCGTCACTAGAGGCGCCAAATTTATCGCTCCTAAATACGTAAGTCgtatgaaatattgaaaataaattatctttATTATCAGTATCGTTGAACAAAAATACAACTAAAATGTTTTGTACATATAATGGTAACTTAAGTATATAAGTTGTGGATATTAATACGTATTCGTAGGATAATTTTGTTTAAGATTTTAGCTTCTCAGCCAGGGTAGGCACAAGTTTTTTGAGTTTGCCAGCGTCGTGACTGAATGCCCACATTATACATCGAGTATGTTCTTCGCTTGGAAAACCACGAAGTTCTTCGTCTGTCTCGAACCAttgaatattcttttctttgatTCGGTCTACTAGACTTCGTAAATTCTTATTCCTTTCTATGTCCCAAGTAACACTCGAGTCTGGTACTTGAACGTTCCTCAGTTTCTTGTAATCTCCCTCCACTTCCTCATACGCTCTGTAGGATACACCGAAGAATGTtgcaatatatatttttaccataaataatattctattccctaataataacgatatagtatatattaataataatcagATTACGGATATTTACgcatattcatatttttatgaatataatggAATTTGGAATTGTTTTATCtattaaatatcgtaaaaaGTACTATACCTTCTATACTTCTTATAcatttctttatattatacGCATTCTGTGTATTTTTGCACCTTTTCCCATAAACACGTACAAATCCGTAGTCTAACAAtaattatacatgtatatatatagataataaaaaatgtacttACTTAAGAAATCCATTGTCTTCGATTTTGTATCTGTCGGCCAACGGCTTGAAGGCTTGCACCAAGTCAATGGGTAAATAATTGAAGTTCTCCTTAGCTCGGCCATTCACGTTATAATCCGTGATCCAATTCTCGAACACTTCCACGGCTTCCTTCATGTTCTTGATCTTTTGCTCGTCCTTTGTGCACGATATCACCCGCTCAGCCCTTTTCACCAGGCCAGTGATCGCATGATACTGATAACTTACGTCCCTGCCCTCCAACGATTCTATACTCAGCAAAGCTTTCTCCTTATCTTTGAAACTGAGTCCGCTTTCCTCCTTTTCAGTCTTCTCTTCTTCAGATGAATGTTTCGCTACCTTTTTTTTCGGTTCGTTGTCCTCCTCCTCTTCGTTGCTGGACGAACTGCTGTATCTTCTTTTCACGCTTTTACCCTTGTCATCTTTATCAACCTCCATGTCTTCGTTATTCTCAGATggaaatttttcttccaccTGGGTCATGAGTTTCTTCAACTTGGTCGGCTCTGGACTATAGCCCAGCAGAATGCACTGAACGTGTTCCTTGGTTGGGAGTCCCCGGAAGAGACCCACATCGGTCTCGTACCATTGCATGTGCTTCTGTTTGATCTTATCGATGATCTCCTTCAACCTTCGATTCCTTTCGATGTCCCAAGTGGTCTCTCCGCTTGGAATTTTAACAGCACGCAGACCTTTGTAATCGCCTTTCTCCTTCTTGTACGCGCTGAAAATTCAGAAACACGTGAAATACAGAAATAGATCTATACCGAATACCTAGATATTGAATGAATCAAAAAGATATTGAAGTAAACGCAAGTAAATGATCACGTGTAACATTGACATTAAATTAAGGAAACACACCAATGACCTCTTTCTTGGATCATACTTGATCACAATAATTTACTTTACGGTACTTAATGTTAAAACATacacatattttatttttgcttaATATTGTATGgtttttgataaaattgatcattaattattttcaccGCGTTAAATGTAAAACGCTAAACAATCTAAAAGATACTTTAAAAATAAGCGTTCTATTGCAACGGTGCCAGTAATAAACAAGAAGGTAGTAAACAACGTAATAAAACTGAAAACTGCTAATATTCGGTACCTTGAGTTACACCTAGATTCTGGTGTAATCGAATTGGTGTAAAATCAATTGGAATCACGTTGAAACAAAGCTACACCGAATCAAATTAACTTTCGAGAACTAATTCGTATTGTGCTAAGTGAAAAAATAATCGGTCATTCAATTTGAAAAGACTCGCTGAAAGAACTATACTTGCGAAGAAAATGTTGATATTTACTTGTAGAATTCCTCCTCCAGAACATCGTACTCTTTGGCAAGATTCCTGAAGCCTTTTATAGTCTCGATTGGCAAATAAGCAAGGTTTTCTTTGCTGCGATTGTTCTCCTTGTAATCAGTCAACCAATCCTCGAACACTTTCAAAGCCTCGCGAAGATTGGCCAGCTTCTCCTCGTCTCTGGTGATCTGCAGCGTCCGTTTCGAGCGACTCACGAAACTAGAGATCACGTGGTactgataactgatatcacGACCTTCCAAAGCCTTCAGCGTGTCCAAGGCCTTCTGCTTGTCCTTGAAGCCCATCGCAGACTCTTCCGGTTCCGTGGATTTGCTTCGGCCCATTGCTGAAAATCGACACGTTCATCGTCCTctatatacgtacgtataatCGAGCGAGATCGCGTGCAACGCGTGGCAGGCACGTGAGACGCGACGCAAATTCACGCGATCGATTGAACGGTATGGCCAATCATTAGGTATGGCAAACAGAGGCGGAGAAACACTCGACGAGAGTGTGACGCCAGCATGTCAGTTTTATCGTTGACGTAATTATTGGTTTATGGAAGGATCGATACAAGCCGGACTATGGTCGAAATTGTATATTTGTGCAAACTGCAATTTGAACGCCGCGCTTTTTTGTCGATCCAAATAGCAGCGTCGAAATAGCACCGCTTAAAAAATAGCTGGCATATCGTCCAGACTATTCGATAAAAAACAACGCGATGAGAAAACTTCGCGGTTTTCGTCGATCCAAATAACAGGGTGGAAACAGCGACGATTAGAGAATAGATCACGTGTGATCGATAGTATCAGATAAAAGATAACGAGATAAGAAAACTTCGACAGACACTTACCAAAACTATGCAGGCGATATCAATTTCCTTTGGTGTGCAATTAATCTGATCGGATCAATGACACTGTTCCTAACACGACGATAGACCGTATCACGTAGTAGTTGCAAGAAACCGAATGGACTTTTAGATTCTAACGTTGAAACTGCGCGACTGACAGTGGCAGACAGATTTACCGGGACCCGGCTTTGGTCGGCGATGTTCACCAACGATACAACTGCTCACGGATGAACAAGGATAGACGATTTGCGAGTCGGCGGAAAAGAGAGGGGCCGACATAAACATATCTACTGTGTGTCACAGCCCGAAATACGCAGCCGACCTCAGTCCGTAGTCTTTGGTTTGCGTCACTAACTGCTAATACAACGGCGAAAAGAAGGATCGACATGGAAAGTCTCTGCGCACGATCACGTACGATTCGTCTGTGTGTAACTCACGCTCGCATAACCGTTTACACTCGTACTAATTCGCATATCGAGCATTCCACCGCATTTACTTTTAGTAAGACGACGGTGATTTCTTGCGCATCTTTCTCGATAATACAGGAAAATAAACTTGCTAATGACACTGTTTAGGAACGTTGGATACATAGACTGCGTTTTTACGTTTCGATAGATTTATTTGGTATTTACAGAAGTTACAGTATCCTGGTGAACTACTCGGACACGCGCAATGTAACAACGATCACAAGCGATTGGATCTGCCGAGCTAAAGGGTTCTTAGTCGATCCGAACCATCATACATACGCCTTCGAATTTCGCTATTTACAAGATTCGTGGTACGCGCGATTCGAGTCTCGATTCTGAAATACGTTTGTCAATGGTCGCGTAATGAGTCGATATTGAGCGTCTATTTTTAGGAAACTCAGTTCTATTTTTCTCCGATATTGCTATTAATTCTTGATTAATTTAAGACATCGTGGCATATTGTTACCAAATTTTGTCTGACCATATAACACGTACATCGATAGATCGTTTTAGGcattgatttttataaattcaaattacagTGTCTTATACCGAAATATGCATATTTATAccgaaatatgtatatgtatacctTACGAAAGATGTATCGTACACACAGCTTCATTTTCACCTTTCCTTTAACAAGAAATTCGATAAGTTTTCGTTAGTCAACCGATGGAAAATTTGTGCTTCAAGAGGTTGAACTAAGATATAGTATGAGTTATtgcgtatatacgtatatacgtattaGCGTAACTATTGCTACTAATTGTTGTTTAAATTAAGACATTTAGCGACATTGTAAGTAATTCTTGTTTAAATTAAGACATCGTGCGTTATTGCTACCTATCCTTGTTTAAATTAACATCGTACAACATTATCATCCGCTTAAGTCAAGTTATTGTGCGATGTTGCAACTAATTTCTGTATAAATTAAGACACTGTACGACCATGGACGAACGCTGCTTGACATTCAAACCGTGCGTTCCATTAACACCTACACGTTATACTTAAGCCACCTATACAATCGTATAACGTGTAAGCACGTAGTACGGGGTAATCTATGACTAGAGATTTTCTCGAGAGTCAATTCTCGATGCGTATGACTTTCCGTCTTCCGATAAAGTTGAGACTGTTGAGAGAGATTCAGCAGACGCAGCTGCCTACGCCGAGGCAGGCGTACGAAGTTTGCTCGATCTTCGAGCTGGTGGTGGTAGCGTCTAGCAAGGTTGGTTGGGAAAGCGTTGGAGCAGCCGGTAATTGCGTTCTCTGCACGCCATCGTACAAAATCGATGACGCTTCTCGTTCTCTGCCGATACCTTCTGTTTCCTGTGCGTACGGAATTCTCGCGAGTTCTTGGCTCCTCGATTCTGTCGGAGCATCGTGGGACGACAAGCGACCGTAGTTTAGGAAGGTCTC contains:
- the LOC126869983 gene encoding uncharacterized protein LOC126869983 codes for the protein MGRSKSTEPEESAMGFKDKQKALDTLKALEGRDISYQYHVISSFVSRSKRTLQITRDEEKLANLREALKVFEDWLTDYKENNRSKENLAYLPIETIKGFRNLAKEYDVLEEEFYNAYKKEKGDYKGLRAVKIPSGETTWDIERNRRLKEIIDKIKQKHMQWYETDVGLFRGLPTKEHVQCILLGYSPEPTKLKKLMTQVEEKFPSENNEDMEVDKDDKGKSVKRRYSSSSSNEEEEDNEPKKKVAKHSSEEEKTEKEESGLSFKDKEKALLSIESLEGRDVSYQYHAITGLVKRAERVISCTKDEQKIKNMKEAVEVFENWITDYNVNGRAKENFNYLPIDLVQAFKPLADRYKIEDNGFLKAYEEVEGDYKKLRNVQVPDSSVTWDIERNKNLRSLVDRIKEKNIQWFETDEELRGFPSEEHTRCIMWAFSHDAGKLKKLVPTLAEKLKS